A section of the Osmia lignaria lignaria isolate PbOS001 chromosome 16, iyOsmLign1, whole genome shotgun sequence genome encodes:
- the COX7B gene encoding cytochrome c oxidase subunit 7B isoform X1 produces MLRHMLRPIVQNTRMETSHPILTHSPPQTCARSYHVPHDVRPPHMDEVPVPSGSWQEAYTKANRKYNLVLALGITSLLVTIAIGRWNGTLWLNFAPPKPKPKE; encoded by the exons atgcttCGACATATGCTGCGACCGATCGTTCAAAATACACGAATGG AAACCAGCCATCCCATACTGACGCATTCACCGCCACAGACGT GTGCCCGTTCATATCATGTGCCTCATGATGTCAGACCTCCACACATGGATGAAGTGCCTGTACCATCAGGTTCATGGCAAGAAGCATATACTAAGgctaatagaaaatataatttggtATTAGCACTTGGTATTACTTCACTACTTGTTACAATAGCAATT GGCAGATGGAATGGAACACTGTGGCTTAATTTTGCTCCACCAAAACCAAAGCCAAAAGAATAA
- the COX7B gene encoding cytochrome c oxidase subunit 7B isoform X2: MLRHMLRPIVQNTRMGARSYHVPHDVRPPHMDEVPVPSGSWQEAYTKANRKYNLVLALGITSLLVTIAIGRWNGTLWLNFAPPKPKPKE; the protein is encoded by the exons atgcttCGACATATGCTGCGACCGATCGTTCAAAATACACGAATGG GTGCCCGTTCATATCATGTGCCTCATGATGTCAGACCTCCACACATGGATGAAGTGCCTGTACCATCAGGTTCATGGCAAGAAGCATATACTAAGgctaatagaaaatataatttggtATTAGCACTTGGTATTACTTCACTACTTGTTACAATAGCAATT GGCAGATGGAATGGAACACTGTGGCTTAATTTTGCTCCACCAAAACCAAAGCCAAAAGAATAA
- the Sec3 gene encoding exocyst complex component Sec3, with amino-acid sequence MAAIRHTLQREVFTPSDEKLLSICYVSKAYKKKKTSFLCLTTTTDTPSALLLYQVKKNDKNIFKKKQSWSLNDIQTVDGVKNDSMDIEFHIDKIYKWAATTAQERKTFLSNLYTYSCNLAQRPQFKNIPKEWLIDPSSLKESDSISFTPELLTSPISSDYQPITEKEAIDLKQMMENCKYAVSNAELFMENLSKDLSILDGENVQSVLASETRVTQLMNSIEEAIIEASVAEARLATYDEALGRIREVMARVGQKNQAIHTANSNARLLLDQLNTVILQLDILPTHQHTLSEAELPGDKEELSEAGAILLKAVTASLPPGLDKLSAVTEQRRRLDKLRAKFSIIVARHLNNLFIHLGNDVGDMSMSITDLILPTHQTVHQELEPYTELMQLLRALDNKAFVQLTKVYTDTMSKLYKRDLKRFFEEAKNKLICKRFQASTSKSSGQKTEDLLNPAPICLLSGETWAPVGEGNLLDSVLDCMLSQMQPVCLAEQAFCILFLQLDSVLSPSKSSEIEETDNISNGAASPESVTSTASKRLERQVNEEVRATMAAIFPSLETELNNFINFLDKIDSFWCMYVLVRLSQHVMSAQDTGSFLSMTFASALIQVKRAFDKFMQAQLQSILCDTKVNRRNKCGILPYVENFEPFARTAEKIFKNSDRKVDLEKWYTKLVSTMFEAIVIHSRDHHKTPQEVIKMENFHHLYDLLSQLKISVLDHERKEAKQKYQDALRAYVTQYFGRPLEKLNLFFEGVQAKVGAGVKESEVSYQMAFSKQELRRVVKEYPAREVKKGLENLYRKVEKHLCEEENLLQVVWREMQGEFIAQYIYIEELIQRCYPDSMVTLEFTIQDILEFFSEIARSH; translated from the exons ATGGCAGCGATAAGACATACATTACAAAGAGAAGTATTCACACCTAGTGATGAGAAATTATTAAGTATATGCTATGTTAGTAAggcatataaaaagaaaaaaaccagTTTCTTATGTTTAACTACAACAACAGATACACCTTCAGCTTTACTTTTGTATCAAGTAaagaaaaatgacaaaaatatatttaaaaagaagcAGTCATGGTCATTAAATGATATTCAAACTGTAGATGGAGTTAAAAATGATTCTATGGATATAGAATTTCATatagataaaatatataaatgggCTGCAACAACAGCGCAAGAGCGCAAAACATTTTTAAGCAATTTATATACTTACTCTTGTAATTTAGCACAAAGAcctcaatttaaaaatattccaaaagAATGGCTTATAGATCCCAGTTCTTTGAAAGAAAGCGACAGTATTAGTTTTACACCAG aacTTCTTACATCACCTATTTCATCCGATTACCAACCAATTACTGAAAAGGAAGCTATTGATTTGAAACAAATGATGGAAAACTGCAAATATGCAGTCTCTAATGCTGAATTATTTATGGAAAATCTATCTAAGGATCTCTCAATTCTAGATGGG GAAAATGTACAATCAGTTTTGGCATCGGAAACACGTGTAACTCAGTTGATGAATAGTATAGAAGAAGCAATAATTGAAGCTTCAGTTGCTGAAGCTCGTCTTGCAACTTATGATGAAGCACTTGGAAGAATCAGAGAGGTTATGGCTCGTGTGGGCCAAAAAAATCAAGCTATTCATACAGCTAACAGTAATGCCAGACTTTTGTTAGATCAATTAAACACAGTAATT ttACAACTAGATATTTTACCAACTCATCAGCATACTTTAAGTGAAGCTGAGCTTCCAGGAGACAAAGAAGAACTTAGTGAGGCAGGTGCTATTCTTTTAAAAGCAGTAACTGCTTCTTTGCCACCAGGACTAGACAAATTGAGTGCAGTCACAGAACAAAGAAGACGACTTGATAAACTCAGAGCAAAATTTTCCATAATTGTGGCCAGACATCTAAATAATCTCTTCATACATTTG ggtaacGATGTTGGGGATATGTCAATGTCAATAACTGATTTAATTCTTCCAACACATCAAACAGTTCATCAGGAACTTGAACCATATACTGAATTGATGCAGTTACTAAGAGCATTAGATAACAAGGCTTTTGTGCAGTTAACCAAAGTTTATACAGATACAATGAGTAAGTTGTACAAAAGAGATTTAAAACGATTTTTTGAAGAAGCTAAAAATAAACTTATTTGTAAACGTTTCCAAG CAAGCACATCAAAATCTAGTGGTCAAAAAACAGAAGATTTATTGAACCCAGCACCTATTTGTCTATTGAGTGGTGAAACATGGGCACCTGTAGGAGAAGGAAATCTTTTGGATTCAGTTTTAGATTGTATGCTTTCGCAAATGCAACCAGTTTGTCTTGCAGAACAAGCTTTCTGTATTTTATTCTTGCAATTAGATTCTGTTCTTTCCCCATCAAAA AGTAGTGAAATAGAAGAAACAGATAATATTAGTAACGGAGCAGCAAGTCCTGAATCAGTAACATCTACTGCCAGTAAACGATTAGAACGACAAGTTAACGAAGAAGTGCGTGCTACAATGGCAGCCATATTTCCATCATTGGAAactgaattaaataattttatcaattttctggACAAAATTGATAGTTT TTGGTGTATGTATGTCTTAGTACGTTTATCACAACATGTTATGTCAGCACAAGATACTGGCTCTTTTTTATCTATGACGTTCGCTTCTGCTTTAATTCAAGTTAAAAGAGCGTTTGACAAATTCATGCAAGCGCAATTACAATCAATTCTATGTGATACAAAAGTTAATCGTAGAAATAAATGTGGTATATTGCCATATGTAGAAAATTTTGAGCCATTTGCAAGAACAGCAGAAAAGATTTTTAAGAATTCAGATAGAAAAGTTGACCTTGAAAAATGGTATACAAAATTAGTGAGTACGATGTTTGAAGCTATTGTAATTCACAGTAGAGATCATCATAAAACTCCACAAGAAGTTATTAAAATGG aaaattttcatcaTTTGTATGACCTTCTATCACAATTAAAAATATCTGTTCTTGATCATGAAAGGAAAGAAGCAAAACAAAAGTATCAAGATGCTCTACGTGCATATGTCACACAATATTTTGGAAGACCTCTAGAAAAACTTAAT CTGTTCTTTGAAGGTGTGCAAGCTAAAGTTGGTGCTGGAGTTAAAGAATCCGAAGTTAGTTATCAAATGGCTTTTAGTAAACAAGAGCTTAGGCGTGTTGTAAAAGAATATCCTGCTCGAGAAGTTAAAAAGGGTTTGGAAAATTTGTACAGAAAAGTTGAGAAACATCTGTGTGAAGAAGAAAACTTATTACAg GTTGTTTGGCGTGAAATGCAAGGTGAATTTATTGCACAGTATATATACATTGAAGAATTAATTCAACGATGTTATCCAGACAGTATGGTAACACTTGAATTTACTATACAGGACATTCTCGAATTTTTTTCGGAAATAGCGCGATcgcattaa